Proteins encoded in a region of the Ziziphus jujuba cultivar Dongzao chromosome 3, ASM3175591v1 genome:
- the LOC132803134 gene encoding MDIS1-interacting receptor like kinase 2-like gives MGFNHLSGNIPSQICLLTSLRVLALPTNYLNGSIPPQIGMLVSLEVIYAYRNNLSGSIPVFIGNLSKLTNLELSGNKIVGSIPNEIGQLKSLTTLFLYDNQLTGSIPVSIGNLSELTELSLSENKIVESIPNEIGQLKSLTNLYLNYNQLSGSIPMSIGNLSKLTELSLGGNKIVGSIPNNIYLGGKLTWFGAGHNNFRGSIPKSIRNCSSLVHFSVAGNQLIGNISEEFEIYPNLEYMDLSTNKVFGDLSENWGQCPKLTMLNISNNKISGRLPPELGKATQLRELDLSSNLLVGKIPKELRQLKLLYILELNNNSLSSNVPAEIEMMLDLETLDLAANQLSGPIPMHLEHYSKLLLLNLRSNKFNGNIPFQIGNLHSLENLDLSKNLLSGELPLELGHSDKLETFNLSHNNLSGSIPSMFKERISSTSVDITYNQLEGPLSNNKAFLEAPLEALKDNKDLCGNNTNIKICPTPK, from the coding sequence ATGGGGTTCAATCATCTTTCTGGAAACATTCCTTCCCAAATATGCCTTTTGACAAGTTTACGTGTCCTTGCTTTACCTACCAATTATTTGAACGGCTCTATACCACCTCAAATAGGCATGTTGGTGTCTCTTGAAGTGATTTATGCTTATCGTAACAATCTTTCAGGTTCAATTCCTGTGTTCATTGGAAACTTGAGCAAGTTAACTAATTTGGAACTTAGTGGAAACAAAATAGTTGGGTCCATCCCCAATGAGATTGGACAACTTAAATCACTCACTACCCTTTTTTTGTATGATAACCAACTCACTGGCTCAATTCCTGTGTCCATTGGAAACTTGAGCGAGTTAACTGAATTGAGTCTTAGTGAAAACAAAATAGTTGAGTCCATTCCCAATGAGATTGGGCAGCTTAAATCACTCACTAacctttatttgaattataacCAACTCAGTGGCTCAATTCCTATGTCCATTGGAAACTTGAGCAAGTTAACTGAATTGAGTCTTGGTGGAAACAAAATAGTTGGATCCATTCCAAATAATATCTATCTTGGTGGGAAGCTTACATGGTTTGGAGCAGGTCATAACAACTTTAGAGGTTCCATTCCAAAAAGCATAAGAAACTGCAGTTCATTAGTCCACTTTTCAGTTGCAGGAAATCAACTAATAGGAAATATATCTGAAGAATTTGAAATATACCCAAACCTGGAATATATGGACTTGAGCACCAATAAGGTTTTTGGAGATCTTTCCGAAAACTGGGGACAGTGTCCAAAACTCACGATGTTGAACATCTCTAACAATAAAATTTCCGGTAGGCTACCTCCTGAATTGGGGAAGGCTACTCAATTGCGGGAGCTTGACCTTTCTTCCAACCTTCTTGTAGGTAAAATTCCTAAGGAATTAAGACAGCTGAAATTGTTGTACATTCTCGAGCTCAACAATAATTCCCTTTCTAGCAATGTTCCTGCAGAAATTGAAATGATGTTGGACCTTGAAACACTTGACCTTGCAGCCAACCAATTGAGTGGACCAATTCCCATGCATTTGGAACACTATTCAAAACTACTGCTTTTAAATTTGAGGAGTAACAAATTCAATGGAAATATTCCCTTCCAAATTGGGAATCTGCACTCTCTCGAAAATCTTGATCTAAGTAAGAATTTGCTTTCAGGAGAGTTGCCTTTGGAGCTTGGTCATTCGGATAAGCTCGAAACATTTAACCTCTCACACAACAATCTGTCAGGCTCAATACCTTCCATGTTTAAAGAAAGGATAAGCTCGACATCTGTTGATATAACCTACAATCAGTTAGAAGGTCCTCTTTCCAACAACAAAGCCTTCCTAGAGGCCCCACTTGAAGCATTGAAAGATAATAAAGATTTGTGTGGCAACAACACAAATATAAAGATTTGCCCCACACCTAAATAG
- the LOC132803135 gene encoding MDIS1-interacting receptor like kinase 2-like: MTLTFFEAWRHNGKKVHEEIVQATENFSSKYCIGVGGYGSVYKTMLSTGQVVAVKKLHENEGAAIMEAFESETSVLTRARHRNIITLYGFCSHARQSYLVYEFMDGGSLTKILSNEVSAAEFEWTKRINVVKGLANAILYMHHECCPAISHRDISTKNVLLDDEYEAHISTLDTESLNWTPFAGTFGYSAPELAYTMEVNEKIDVYSFGVVTLEVIMGKHPGDLISSLLLSPLLAVDVLLKDVLDQRLSPPRGRIAH; encoded by the exons AtgactttgactttctttgaagCATGGAGGCATAATGGGAAAAAGGTTCATGAAGAAATAGTTCAAGCAACAGAGAACTTCAGCTCCAAATATTGCATTGGAGTTGGAGGATATGGAAGTGTCTATAAAACAATGCTTTCAACGGGTCAAGTTGTTGCTGTGAAAAAATTGCATGAGAATGAAGGAGCGGCTATTATGGAAGCTTTTGAAAGTGAGACTAGTGTATTGACAAGAGCACGCCATAGAAATATCATTACGCTTTATGGATTTTGTTCACATGCAAGACAATCATATTTGGTGTATGAGTTCATGGACGGGGGGAGCTTAACGAAGATATTAAGCAATGAAGTTAGTGCGGCAGAGTTCGAGTGGACCAAGAGAATAAATGTGGTGAAAGGTTTAGCCAATGCCATATTATACATGCACCATGAATGTTGTCCTGCTATAAGTCATAGAGACATATCAACTAAGAATGTTCTGTTGGATGATGAATACGAGGCTCACATTTCAACTTTGGATACTGAGTCATTGAATTGGACTCCATTTGCAGGAACCTTTGGCTACTCAGCCCCAG AGCTTGCTTATACAATGGAAGTAAATGAGAAGATCGACGTGTACAGCTTCGGAGTTGTAACATTAGAAGTGATCATGGGAAAGCATCCAGGAGACCTCATATCATCTCTGTTACTATCACCATTACTGGCTGTTGACGTTCTGCTTAAGGATGTACTGGATCAACGTCTCTCACCTCCAAGGGGGCGAATAGCACACTAA